Genomic DNA from bacterium:
CTGATTATTCAACCGGTGATGCATTGAGAGAAGACCTGGTTCATTCGATCCACAATTATCGAATGGCTCGTCAGCGTGGAATAATTACTGACTTTAACAAAGAAACATTTGATCCCGAAAGCAGCTTTGCCAGGATCGGCGGGGGTTCGCTTGGTGGAAAAGCCAGAGGTCTTGGTTTTGTTAATACTCTTATCAATGATTACCAGCTTCGCGATCAGTTTGAAGATGTTTTGATTTATGTTCCGCCGGCTGTTGTGCTGGGGACAAATGTCTTTGATGATTTTCTTGATATGAATAACCTGAGAAGTTTTGCATTACATTGTGAAAATGATGAAGAGATAACTCAAAAATTTCTCGAAGCTTCAAAATTCCCTGAAGATATACTCGGCGACCTTGCAGCTTTTCTGGATATCATCCGCAATCCGCTCGCTGTAAGATCTTCAAGCTTGCTGGAGGATTCTCAGTATCATCCGTTTGCAGGTGTCTATCAGACTTACATGATTCCAAATGATAATGCCAATCCGCTGATTCGTCTAAACGATCTTCTCACCACAATCAAAAGAGTTTATGCATCAACTTTCTATCAGAATGCAAAGAACTACATCAAGGTTACTTCTTACAGATCTGAAGAAGAAAAGATGGCTGTAATAATTCAGAAAACGGTTGGAAATTATCACGAGAACAGATTTTATCCTGATTTTTCAGGTGTGGCGAAATCATATAATTTCTATCCATTGCCTCCACAAAAATCCACCGACGGAATTGTTTCAACTGCACTCGGTTTGGGTAAATGGGTTGTTGAAGGTGGTAATACAGTTAGATTCTGCCCTAAATATTCTACTGACCTGATTCAATTTCATTCGGTAAAAGAATCTCTCAACAGCAGCCAAATGGAATTTTTTGCTTTGCAGATTGATGAAAAAACTGATTTCGGAAATGTTACTTACGATAAGTTAGTAAAAACATTTCCATTGAGTGTTGCAGAAAAAGATGGACCGCTGAGATTTGTTGGTTCAACATACATCCCTGAGAATGATGCAATATACGATGGACTCGGGAGGAACGGAATCCGACTTGTTACGTTTGGACCAGTACTCAGAAATAAAATTTTTCCGCTCGCAAATGTTCTTGAATTACTTCTTGAGATGGGAAACTGGGGAATGGGCACTCCGGTTGAAATTGAGTTTGCGGTTAACATATCAAAACCTTCAGGGAAAAAGAAAGAGTTTGGCTTGCTGCAGATGAGACCGCTGGTTGTTAGTCATGAATTTGAAGAATTAAAGCTCAACGACATGCCGAAAGATAAACTAATTTGTCAGAGCAATCAGGTGCTGGGTAATGGAATCATCAAGGATATCTGCGATGCTGTAGTTGTTGATTATAATTTGTTTGATCGTGCAAAAAGCAGGGAAGTAGCTGCGGAGATTTCGTCTTTAAACAATAAATTGATTGCGGAAGGAAAACCATATTTACTTGTAGGAGTTGGACGCTGGGGTTCGCTTGATCCGTGGCTTGGAATTCCTGTTACGTGGGAACAAATCGCAGGTGCAAGAGCAATTGTTGAAACATCTTTCAAAGATATGGCCGTTGAGCCTTCGCAAGGTTCACACTTCTTTCAGAACATAACTTCATTTATGATTGGATATTTTACGGTGAACTCAACTCAGCAAAATGGTTTTGTAGATTGGGATTGGCTGCTTGCTCAGGATGCTGTTGAAAGCAAAGTATATACTAAACATATTAGATTTGAGAAGCCTGTTGTAATAAAAATGAACGGACACGAAAATAAAGGTATTATCATAAAACCCACTTGAAATTAGAAAATTTGGAGTAGCACTTGGCGGAAGAAAATAAAATAACAAGAGAAGAAGTTCCGGATGCCTGTCCGCACTGCGGCAACAAGTTATCGCCGTGGCAACAGGTTCTTCTTGCAACAGACAGGGCGCTTGTCTGCAAGAAGTGCTGGTACAGAATTATTTTGGATGTAAACCCAATCTCAACTAAAACAGATTCAGATAAAAAGAATAAAGGTTCAAAGTAATGGAATCCTACAATTCATTTAAAGTCGCACGTCAGCAGGTTTTAGAAGCAGCTAAAATTCTTAACCTTGATGATGCAACAACAGAATTTTTAAGCACACCTCAGCAGGAAGTAAATGTCACTATACCGGTCAAAATGGATTCGGGTGAAACAAAAATATTTTATGCTTTCAGAATTCAATACAACCATGCAAGAGGTCCGGCAAAAGGAGGAATCCGATTTCATCCGGAAGAAACGGTCGATACTATTCGCGCTCTTGCCTGCTGGATGACTTGGAAGACTGCAGTTGTCGATCTGCCTCTAGGCGGAAGTAAAGGTGGTGTGCGCTGCAATCCAAAACAATTATCAGAAACTGAACTTGAAAGAGTATCGAGAGAATATATCCGTGCAATTTCCCCGATGCTCGGAGTGGATATTGATGTCCCCGCGACAGATGTTTACACAAATCCGCAAACAATGGCATGGATGATGGATGAGTACGAAACCATAACAAAACGGCATAGTCCCGGTGTTTTCACAGATAAACCTTTGCAAGTTGGAGGTACAGAAGGAAGAAGAGATGCAACTGCCAGAGGAGGAATAATAACAGTTCGTGAAGCATGCAAAGCTTACGGATTCGATCCGAATAAAGAATTTGCAATACAGGGATTTGGAGATGCCGGACAGAGAGCTGCGCTTCTTCACAAAGAAATGCTGGGTGGTGGAAAATTAA
This window encodes:
- a CDS encoding histidine kinase, whose protein sequence is MDYIKEFKSNPEADWVEHGYGTRFQGFQNLMRLRVTNILLVSSLYDLYLFEEDGRLYELIRNEYQGLNLSHSPELTRVSSGYDAINRVKEEGRYDLIISTMHIEDMTALSFAKLVKNSGLDVPIVLLAHDNRELKTLLSNPESSVFEKVFIWTGDFRIIIGIIKYLEDKLNVEHDSKIVGVQNVIVIEDSVRYYSAFLPIIYTEMLKQSQRLISEGINLTHKYLRMRARPKILLCTTYEEAWEHFDKYKELVLGVISDIAFPKNDELDDTAGIKFAKAVKEAVSDIPILLTSNDSSNEEDAKKAGAAFILKDSPILITRLQHFMNNNFGFGDFIFKTSDGIEVGRANDLKSLEDQLKIVPIESIKYHAEKNHFSNWFKARTEFWLAHKLRPRKVSDYSTGDALREDLVHSIHNYRMARQRGIITDFNKETFDPESSFARIGGGSLGGKARGLGFVNTLINDYQLRDQFEDVLIYVPPAVVLGTNVFDDFLDMNNLRSFALHCENDEEITQKFLEASKFPEDILGDLAAFLDIIRNPLAVRSSSLLEDSQYHPFAGVYQTYMIPNDNANPLIRLNDLLTTIKRVYASTFYQNAKNYIKVTSYRSEEEKMAVIIQKTVGNYHENRFYPDFSGVAKSYNFYPLPPQKSTDGIVSTALGLGKWVVEGGNTVRFCPKYSTDLIQFHSVKESLNSSQMEFFALQIDEKTDFGNVTYDKLVKTFPLSVAEKDGPLRFVGSTYIPENDAIYDGLGRNGIRLVTFGPVLRNKIFPLANVLELLLEMGNWGMGTPVEIEFAVNISKPSGKKKEFGLLQMRPLVVSHEFEELKLNDMPKDKLICQSNQVLGNGIIKDICDAVVVDYNLFDRAKSREVAAEISSLNNKLIAEGKPYLLVGVGRWGSLDPWLGIPVTWEQIAGARAIVETSFKDMAVEPSQGSHFFQNITSFMIGYFTVNSTQQNGFVDWDWLLAQDAVESKVYTKHIRFEKPVVIKMNGHENKGIIIKPT
- a CDS encoding Glu/Leu/Phe/Val dehydrogenase, which gives rise to MESYNSFKVARQQVLEAAKILNLDDATTEFLSTPQQEVNVTIPVKMDSGETKIFYAFRIQYNHARGPAKGGIRFHPEETVDTIRALACWMTWKTAVVDLPLGGSKGGVRCNPKQLSETELERVSREYIRAISPMLGVDIDVPATDVYTNPQTMAWMMDEYETITKRHSPGVFTDKPLQVGGTEGRRDATARGGIITVREACKAYGFDPNKEFAIQGFGDAGQRAALLHKEMLGGGKLIAASDSRGAIVNKNGLDPEELVHHKLKTGSVMKFPGSKEIPHEELLELDVEILYPAALENAINIKNAKNIKARVVCELANGPTTPEADLILFKNNVHVIPDILASAGGVTVSYFEMVQDKSLFFWEEDEVHKQLDRKLTLAYKRVQEAIKEKKVHPRLAAMLVGVARVAQACQLRGWV